In Arachis stenosperma cultivar V10309 chromosome 1, arast.V10309.gnm1.PFL2, whole genome shotgun sequence, one DNA window encodes the following:
- the LOC130973188 gene encoding RNA-dependent RNA polymerase 2, producing METLTATSDTGTTVRVSNIPISATATDLVHFLQATLGPSSVFALEIFTDQNNATWNSRSFGRVQFETPDAKTKALSLSHHNTLVFKSHFLHLSHAPDDVVFRPSLPSHRLENGTLYAGFMVRDDRMSVLHTWERVRGWPMPERRKIEFWVPHDGQCYKLEIWFEDILEANGYCLGGGDKLNALLLKLKYAPKIYQKKFGSNVSSKFNAANGRYHFCKEDYDFTWVRTTDFSAMKALGHSTSFCWEIEEGPFNQDIFCSFPLYREILKDLTLEEGEEYCSPAEIVPLVNCLSTDTKIPYETLFQLNSLIHTQKISLASVDSDFIDLLGSLDEETKALIFQKLHKLNSTCYEPQKFVNTQLHVLSSKGRGPHPSSQKRLMENNIMSCHRALITPTKIYCLGPELETSNHVVKHFSQFASDFMRITFVDENWGKLPVNAVSASLQKGIFSEPFRTKIYERILTILRDGIVIGLKKFEFLAFSASQLRSNSVWVFASSDKLKAADIREWMGCFNNIRSVSKCAARMGQLFSSSMQTYEVPIQDVEIIQDIEVETDGIKYCFSDGIGKISLSFAKKVAEKLKLDKNQIPSAFQIRYGGYKGVLAVDRHSFRKLSLRGSMLKFESKNKMLCVTNWSDSMPCFLNREVISLLSTLGVKDEAFLAMQQEQVHLLGRMLTDSDAALEVLETLSGADSKSILVKMLHGFYKPNSEPYLAMMLKANYAYQLSDLRTRCRIFVPKGRILLGCLDETGQLDYGQVFVRITVPKAKQQFEDESLRKVDGDDSTCILVGKVVVTKNPCLHPGDIRVLDAVYNEELEEMGLRDCLVFPQKGRRPHPNECSGGDLDGDLFFLSWEKDMIPSHTDSPMDYTGRRPRIMDHDVTLEEIHRFFVDYMINDTLGAISTAHLVHADREPEKARSHKCRELAELHSMAVDFAKTGAPAEMPRVLKPREYPDFMERFDKPMYISNGVLGKLYRDITELKLQVTSSSAWSEKLAEQYYDHELEVDGFDAYLETASSHKEMYAQKMTSLMKFYCAETEDELLTGNLINRASYLQRDNRRYGDMKDRILISVKDLQREAKEWFETSCEPREYQPMASAWYHVTYHPKYYQENSNFLSFPWIVGDILLHIKAVYSGVNK from the exons ATGGAGACCCTGACGGCCACATCCGACACGGGCACGACCGTGCGTGTCTCCAACATCCCCATATCCGCCACCGCCACCGACCTCGTCCACTTCCTCCAAGCCACACTGGGACCCTCCTCCGTCTTCGCCCTTGAGATCTTCACCGATCAGAACAACGCCACCTGGAACTCCCGCTCCTTCGGCCGCGTTCAGTTCGAGACACCGGACGCCAAAACCAAGGCCCTCTCCCTCTCCCACCACAACACCCTCGTCTTCAAATCCCACTTCCTCCACCTTTCCCACGCCCCCGACGATGTCGTCTTCCGCCCCTCTCTCCCCTCCCACCGCCTCGAAAACGGCACTCTCTATGCCGGCTTCATGGTCCGCGACGACCGCATGAGTGTGCTGCACACCTGGGAACGTGTCAGGGGCTGGCCCATGCCCGAGAGGAGGAAGATCGAGTTCTGGGTCCCACATGATGGACAGTGCTACAAGCTCGAGATTTGGTTCGAGGATATTCTGGAGGCCAATGGGTACTGTTTGGGTGGTGGTGACAAACTCAATGCCCTCCTCTTGAAG CTGAAATATGCACCAAAGATTTATCAGAAAAAATTTGGGTCAAATGTGTCGTCGAAGTTTAATGCTGCTAATGGTAGGTACCATTTCTGCAAGGAGGATTATGATTTTACTTGGGTGCGTACGACAGACTTCTCAGCTATGAAGGCACTTGGACATTCTACATCGTTTTGTTGGGAGATTGAGGAAGGACCATTCAATCAGGATATTTTTTGTAGTTTCCCGCTCTACAGAGAAATTCTGAAAGATCTAACTCTAGAGGAGGGGGAAGAGTATTGTTCTCCGGCAGAAATAGTTCCACTTGTAAACTGTCTTTCTACAGATACTAAGATACCGTACGAGACCCTTTTCCAATTGAATTCCCTCATTCATACCCAGAAAATCAGTCTTGCATCAGTAGATAGTGATTTCATTGACTTGCTAGGAAGTTTAGATGAAGAAACCAAAGCCCTGATTTTTCAGAAATTGCACAAGCTGAATTCCACTTGTTATGAACCTCAAAAATTTGTGAATACTCAATTACATGTGCTAAGTAGTAAGGGTAGAGGTCCTCATCCATCATCGCAGAAAAGGCTGATGGAGAATAACATAATGAGCTGTCATAGAGCCTTGATTACCCCAACAAAGATTTATTGTCTTGGTCCTGAGCTTGAAACCTCAAATCATGTGGTAAAGCATTTTTCTCAATTTGCTTCAGATTTCATGAGGATCACTTTTGTTGATGAGAACTGGGGTAAGCTTCCAGTTAATGCTGTATCAGCTAGTTTGCAAAAGGGAATCTTTTCAGAACCTTTTAGAACTAAAATATATGAGCGGATATTGACTATTCTTCGAGATGGGATTGTAATtggtttgaaaaaatttgagtttcTGGCCTTCTCTGCAAGTCAACTCCGATCAAATTCAGTTTGGGTTTTTGCTTCAAGTGACAAGTTGAAAGCAGCAGATATTAGAGAATGGATGGGATGCTTCAACAATATTCGCAGCGTTTCTAAATGTGCAGCGAGGATGGGTCAGTTGTTCAGTTCATCAATGCAAACTTATGAAGTGCCCATTCAAGATGTGGAAATAATTCAAGATATTGAAGTTGAGACTGATGGTATAAAATACTGTTTCTCAGATGGTATTGGGAAAATTTCCCTCTCTTTTGCAAAAAAGGTTGCTGAAAAGCTAAAGTTGGATAAGAATCAGATTCCATCAGCATTTCAAATTCGATATGGTGGATACAAAGGTGTTCTTGCTGTTGATCGCCATTCCTTTAGGAAGTTATCGCTGCGTGGCAGTATGCTTAAATTTGAATCGAAAAACAAAATGCTTTGTGTCACTAATTGGAGTGATTCAATGCCTTGCTTTCTCAACCGAGAGGTTATATCTTTGCTGTCTACTTTAGGAGTAAAAGATGAGGCGTTTTTGGCAATGCAGCAGGAACAAGTGCATTTGCTAGGAAGGATGTTGACTGACAGTGATGCGgctttggaagttttggaaaccCTAAGTGGAGCTGATTCTAAAAGCATTCTAGTGAAGATGTTGCATGGATTTTATAAGCCGAACAGTGAGCCTTACCTGGCGATGATGCTCAAAGCAAATTATGCATACCAGTTATCTGATTTGAGAACTAGATGCCGAATATTTGTTCCCAAGGGTCGAATCTTGTTAGGTTGCTTGGATGAAACTGGTCAATTGGATTATGGTCAAGTATTTGTCCGCATAACTGTGCCCAAAGCTAAGCAACAGTTTGAAGATGAAAGCTTGAGGAAAGTGGATGGTGATGACAGCACTTGTATACTAGTGGGGAAGGTGGTAGTAACAAAAAATCCTTGTCTTCACCCTGGAGACATCAGAGTCCTTGATGCTGTCTACAATGAAGAACTAGAGGAAATGGGTTTGAGGGATTGCCTTGTATTTCCACAAAAAGGTCGTAG GCCTCATCCAAATGAATGCTCTGGGGGTGACCTTGATGgagatttatttttcttaagcTGGGAGAAAGATATGATCCCATCTCACACTGATTCTCCAATGGACTACACGGGGAGGAGGCCTCGTATAATGGACCACGATGTGACACTGGAG GAAATCCATAGGTTTTTTGTTGATTACATGATCAATGATACCTTGGGTGCTATCTCAACCGCTCATCTGGTTCACGCTGACCGTGAACCAGAAAAGGCCAGGAGTCACAAATGCCGGGAGTTGGCAGAACTTCATTCCATGGCTGTTGACTTTGCAAAGACTGGAGCACCTGCTGAAATGCCAAGAGTTCTGAAGCCAAGAGAGTATCCGGATTTCATGGAGAGGTTTGACAAGCCTATGTATATCTCCAACGGGGTACTAGGAAAACTCTACCGTGACATAACTGAGTTGAAATTGCAAGTAACATCAAGCTCTGCCTGGTCAGAGAAGCTTGCTGAGCAATACTATGATCACGAACTTGAAGTTGATGGTTTTGACGCCTACCTTGAAACCGCATCAAGTCACAAAGAAATGTATGCTCAGAAGATGACTAGTTTAATGAAATTCTATTGTGCAGAGACTGAAGATGAGCTGCTGACTGGAAACTTGATAAACCGCGCGTCATATTTGCAGCGTGATAACAGGAGATATGGAGATATGAAGGACCGGATCCTGATCTCGGTCAAGGATCTTCAGCGTGAAGCCAAAGAATGGTTTGAAACAAGCTGTGAACCCCGTGAATATCAACCTATGGCATCTGCATGGTATCATGTGACCTATCACCCAAAATATTACCAGGAAAACTCCAACTTTTTGAGTTTTCCATGGATAGTTGGTGATATTTTACTGCATATAAAGGCTGTATATAGTGGAGTTAACAAATAG